In Horticoccus luteus, the following proteins share a genomic window:
- a CDS encoding very short patch repair endonuclease, with amino-acid sequence MKEKSKFVHRNRGETSSPGQPGNTRQHPGNTRRPGKPENALCHRGRCRSTGTDVFSVAQRSAVMAAIRGRGNRGTELRLIAIFRAHQVTGWRRHRPIIGKPDFVFPAQRVAVFVDGCFWHGCPKHATWPKQNAEFWRAKILHNRARDREVNRLLKQTGWRVVRIWEHALTKKHAARTVARLQRVLAEREPGRKRET; translated from the coding sequence ATGAAAGAGAAGAGCAAGTTTGTTCATCGCAACAGAGGAGAGACGTCTTCGCCGGGACAACCTGGTAATACAAGGCAACACCCTGGTAATACCAGGCGACCAGGCAAGCCCGAAAACGCGCTTTGCCACCGGGGACGATGCAGGTCCACCGGCACGGACGTGTTTTCCGTCGCCCAGCGATCGGCGGTCATGGCGGCGATTCGCGGCCGCGGCAACCGGGGTACGGAGTTGCGGCTCATCGCAATCTTCCGGGCGCACCAAGTGACGGGTTGGCGTCGGCATCGTCCGATCATCGGCAAGCCCGATTTCGTCTTTCCGGCGCAGCGCGTGGCGGTCTTTGTTGACGGCTGTTTCTGGCATGGGTGTCCGAAACATGCGACTTGGCCGAAGCAGAACGCGGAGTTCTGGCGGGCGAAGATTCTGCATAACCGGGCGCGGGACCGGGAGGTGAACCGGCTCCTAAAGCAGACCGGCTGGCGTGTCGTGCGGATTTGGGAGCATGCGTTGACCAAGAAGCACGCGGCGCGAACGGTGGCGCGGTTGCAGCGCGTGCTGGCGGAAAGGGAGCCCGGTCGAAAACGGGAAACCTGA